One genomic segment of Roseovarius carneus includes these proteins:
- a CDS encoding YHS domain-containing (seleno)protein codes for MTTRRTFLTSAAAMATIAATTTLTALPAFAAKDAYYIKDGTVIGGYDPVAYFTDGGPAQGSAEHALDWDGATWHFTSAENKAAFKADPAKYAPQYGGYCAYAVSKGATAKTEPEAWKIVDDKLYLNFDLDVQKIWLEDVPGNITKADANWPGVLN; via the coding sequence ATGACCACCCGCCGCACCTTCCTCACGTCCGCCGCCGCAATGGCCACGATTGCCGCCACCACCACACTGACCGCCCTGCCCGCTTTTGCGGCAAAGGATGCCTATTACATCAAGGACGGCACCGTGATCGGCGGCTACGATCCCGTGGCCTATTTCACCGATGGTGGACCCGCGCAGGGCAGCGCAGAACATGCGCTTGATTGGGACGGAGCCACATGGCATTTCACCAGCGCAGAAAACAAAGCCGCCTTCAAAGCCGACCCCGCGAAATACGCCCCACAATATGGCGGGTATTGCGCATATGCGGTCTCAAAAGGGGCCACCGCCAAGACTGAGCCCGAGGCCTGGAAGATTGTAGATGACAAGCTCTACCTGAACTTCGATCTCGACGTGCAGAAGATCTGGCTTGAAGATGTGCCTGGAAATATCACCAAGGCCGATGCCAACTGGCCCGGCGTTCTGAACTGA
- a CDS encoding LysR substrate-binding domain-containing protein encodes MQPRNLPPLDLLVPFEASARLGSFTRAAHELAVTQSAVSQRVRTLESILGTALFTRSHRAISLTDEGRELFNGVKIALQHLSAATVSMQHRDTRPFLKLAVDTSIGGFWLTPRLARFLRAHPPLTVDLCVSDDEAQILGSDVVVLHGNGTWPGFTARLLFGDEVTPVCAPSYLAKCPVSTAQDLLQADLIDLDYKQWNWMNWGIWLTEMDLSPSEAKVLIRTDSYAAQIDAARAGLGIALGWSELLDEDLAAGRLVKPIEARVQTSYGYYLLLRHGADEAAHELAEHLCGFLCERED; translated from the coding sequence ATGCAACCGCGCAACCTTCCCCCCCTCGACCTTTTGGTGCCGTTCGAGGCATCCGCCCGTTTGGGCAGCTTCACCCGCGCCGCCCATGAGCTTGCGGTAACGCAATCAGCGGTCAGCCAACGGGTACGCACGCTCGAATCCATCCTCGGCACCGCGCTTTTCACAAGGTCGCACCGCGCGATCAGCCTCACGGATGAAGGCCGCGAGCTTTTCAACGGGGTGAAGATAGCACTTCAGCACCTCTCTGCCGCCACGGTCAGCATGCAGCACCGCGACACGCGTCCGTTCCTCAAGTTGGCCGTGGACACGTCTATCGGTGGGTTCTGGCTGACCCCGCGCTTGGCGCGCTTTCTGCGCGCGCATCCGCCGCTGACCGTTGATTTATGCGTGAGCGATGACGAGGCGCAAATTCTTGGCTCTGATGTGGTTGTGCTGCATGGCAATGGGACGTGGCCCGGTTTTACCGCACGGCTTTTGTTTGGCGATGAGGTGACGCCCGTTTGCGCGCCGTCCTATCTCGCCAAATGTCCGGTGAGCACTGCGCAGGATCTGTTGCAGGCCGATTTGATTGATCTGGATTACAAACAGTGGAACTGGATGAATTGGGGAATATGGCTCACGGAAATGGACCTGAGCCCGTCTGAGGCAAAGGTGCTGATCCGCACTGATTCATATGCGGCGCAAATTGATGCCGCCCGTGCCGGGCTTGGGATTGCGCTGGGCTGGAGCGAATTACTGGACGAGGATTTGGCGGCGGGCCGTCTGGTCAAACCGATAGAGGCGCGTGTGCAAACATCCTATGGCTACTATCTGCTGCTGCGGCATGGGGCGGATGAGGCCGCGCATGAGCTTGCGGAGCATCTTTGCGGGTTTTTGTGCGAGAGGGAGGATTGA
- a CDS encoding aromatic ring-hydroxylating oxygenase subunit alpha has protein sequence MTRPILDLMPGDAPFRADPSVSYTLPARFYHDPDIWEHEKAAIFARSWNYAGHVSQLAEPGCFITLRIHEQNIFVARTRQGDLKAFYNVCPHRGHELVSGTGRKNVITCPYHAWAFDFDGTLKSARNTETVQDFDKADFSLKEVRVEVFCGLVMVNLDPDAIPFAAQMGDLEKEIRTFVPSVDTLQMAQRDTYEVEANWKVLVDNFLECYHCHTAHKDFVDLVDMDSYRTITNGLYSSQLAGKPKSLSNRAFAFTPGEVDFGYAGWFVWPNFTIWAYPGEANLSVLQMNPTAPEQCTEFQDWFVKDGVVTDQLRDAITYQIDVLQPEDISLCQSVQKGLKSSGYNQGRFIVDAGKTELSEHAVHHFQNLVATSLGAKLDPDTHT, from the coding sequence ATGACCCGTCCGATTTTAGATCTGATGCCCGGCGATGCACCCTTTCGGGCCGATCCATCCGTGTCCTACACCCTGCCCGCCCGCTTCTATCACGACCCTGATATCTGGGAGCATGAGAAGGCCGCTATTTTCGCGCGCAGCTGGAATTATGCAGGCCATGTCAGCCAGTTGGCCGAGCCGGGCTGCTTCATCACCCTGCGTATTCATGAGCAAAACATCTTCGTTGCGCGCACGCGGCAGGGTGATCTCAAGGCCTTCTACAATGTCTGCCCGCATCGCGGCCACGAGCTTGTCTCGGGCACGGGGCGCAAGAACGTGATCACCTGCCCCTATCACGCATGGGCGTTTGATTTTGACGGCACGCTCAAATCCGCCCGCAACACCGAGACGGTTCAAGACTTTGACAAGGCCGATTTCTCGCTCAAAGAAGTGCGCGTGGAGGTTTTCTGCGGGCTGGTGATGGTCAATCTGGACCCTGATGCCATCCCCTTTGCCGCGCAGATGGGCGATCTGGAAAAAGAAATCCGCACCTTCGTGCCGTCAGTGGACACGCTGCAAATGGCGCAGCGCGACACTTATGAGGTCGAGGCGAACTGGAAGGTGCTCGTGGACAATTTCCTTGAGTGTTACCACTGCCACACCGCCCACAAGGATTTCGTCGATCTGGTGGATATGGACAGCTACCGCACGATCACCAATGGGCTCTACTCCAGCCAACTTGCGGGCAAACCCAAATCGCTCAGCAACCGTGCCTTCGCCTTCACGCCGGGCGAGGTCGATTTCGGCTATGCAGGGTGGTTCGTCTGGCCCAATTTCACCATATGGGCTTACCCCGGCGAGGCGAACCTGTCTGTGCTACAGATGAACCCGACCGCGCCCGAACAGTGCACGGAATTCCAAGACTGGTTCGTCAAGGACGGCGTTGTCACGGATCAGTTGCGCGATGCGATCACCTATCAGATCGACGTGCTGCAACCCGAGGATATCAGCCTGTGCCAATCGGTCCAAAAAGGTCTGAAATCATCGGGATATAACCAAGGCCGCTTCATCGTGGACGCCGGCAAAACCGAGCTGAGCGAACACGCCGTTCACCATTTTCAAAACCTCGTCGCCACATCCCTCGGCGCCAAACTGGACCCGGATACACACACATGA
- a CDS encoding aminomethyltransferase family protein yields the protein MMHSSDGKTRDLITSRPGNGWDHNMHRHVYHDLEAKHGPHYTVYNRRFMCVYMDDLTTEEGYWLLRTKAACLHTGEWPIEIAGPDALKLMELLFVNNISKVKPGRCGYGVACFDDGGLLVDGVFVRLAEDRFWYVQADGDFINWARAHAKGMDVKIIGTPINVSQIQGPTSMEILAAAATGGIPAPFGYFGSAWVDFGGQEVLITRTGYTNELGWEFYTEPHHDAHALWAHLEAAGAPHGLRMFGLDSMNIRRIEAGILNANSDFDETTTPFAVGLDRFIDMENGDFIGKAALERAEKGLRLHGLTCAGAVPRVNGAVTVDGVQVGRITAGERSPFLQTGIGYALMDKPGDGSGSVVMVECTDGALHEAVFCATPMYDPTSEIARGKIVDIPERPA from the coding sequence ATGATGCACTCAAGCGACGGCAAAACCCGCGATCTGATCACCTCCCGCCCCGGCAATGGCTGGGACCACAACATGCATCGCCATGTCTATCATGACCTGGAGGCGAAGCACGGGCCGCATTACACCGTCTACAACCGCCGCTTCATGTGCGTCTATATGGACGATCTGACCACCGAGGAGGGCTATTGGCTGCTGCGCACCAAGGCTGCCTGTCTGCATACGGGCGAATGGCCGATCGAAATTGCCGGGCCCGATGCGCTGAAGCTGATGGAGCTTTTGTTCGTCAACAACATCTCCAAGGTCAAGCCTGGGCGCTGCGGCTATGGTGTTGCGTGTTTCGATGATGGTGGGCTCTTGGTGGATGGTGTCTTTGTGCGGCTGGCCGAGGACCGGTTCTGGTATGTGCAGGCCGATGGAGATTTCATCAACTGGGCGCGCGCGCATGCCAAGGGGATGGATGTGAAAATCATCGGCACCCCCATTAATGTAAGTCAGATCCAAGGCCCCACCTCGATGGAGATCCTCGCCGCCGCGGCCACGGGGGGCATCCCCGCGCCCTTTGGCTATTTCGGCAGTGCATGGGTGGATTTCGGCGGGCAGGAGGTGCTTATCACACGCACCGGATACACAAATGAGCTGGGCTGGGAATTCTATACCGAGCCGCACCACGACGCACACGCACTCTGGGCCCATCTGGAGGCGGCGGGCGCGCCGCATGGGCTGCGCATGTTCGGGCTCGATTCCATGAACATCCGCCGGATCGAGGCGGGTATCCTCAACGCCAATTCAGATTTCGACGAGACCACGACACCCTTCGCCGTGGGCCTTGACCGGTTCATCGACATGGAAAACGGCGATTTCATCGGCAAGGCGGCCCTTGAACGCGCGGAGAAAGGCCTGCGCCTGCACGGGCTGACCTGCGCCGGCGCGGTGCCACGGGTCAACGGCGCGGTGACGGTGGATGGCGTGCAGGTGGGCCGGATCACCGCTGGCGAACGCTCCCCGTTTTTGCAAACCGGCATCGGCTATGCGCTGATGGACAAACCGGGCGATGGGTCGGGAAGCGTTGTCATGGTCGAATGCACGGATGGCGCGCTCCACGAGGCCGTTTTCTGCGCCACGCCGATGTATGATCCCACCTCGGAGATTGCACGCGGCAAGATCGTAGACATCCCCGAACGGCCCGCCTGA
- the dacB gene encoding D-alanyl-D-alanine carboxypeptidase/D-alanyl-D-alanine endopeptidase, producing MSAAAGALLAGPAVAGAPSVSLRPQARPAGGLSRAARAPDAQALIDAAQLGGAVGYAVVDVRTGNVLESHNPAQGFAPASVTKAITALYGIRSLGAGYRFRTRLIATRAVENGVIKGDLILAGGGDPTLDTDALAGMAADLKAAGIRAVDGAFRVFGDALPYTRVIDADQPDHVGYNPTISGLNLNFNRVHFAWQRGSGGYTVTMDARSGKYRPEVRVARMRVANRQSPLYTYTDGGDHDAWTVAQGALGNSGTRWLPVRRPAEYAGEVFAGFARSQGIDLKMGSPLSRLPRGTALVTHQSAALSIIVRDMLKYSNNLTAELVGMTATAARKGSVASLAASGREMSTWAQANLGLRGARLVDHSGLGPASSVTPQALAQAMAAVYAENVLGPLMKPFTMRHKDGQVNNAHPVTVQAKTGTLFFVSTLSGYATGPDGRPLAFAILSANNDLRRGLNKNTQGRPAGASAWNKRAKALQQALIERWDAAYTG from the coding sequence TTGAGCGCAGCAGCTGGTGCGCTTTTGGCGGGCCCTGCGGTTGCGGGCGCGCCGTCAGTGTCCTTGCGCCCTCAGGCGCGGCCTGCGGGGGGTCTGTCCCGTGCTGCGCGCGCGCCGGACGCACAGGCGCTTATAGATGCGGCCCAGTTGGGTGGCGCGGTTGGATATGCCGTGGTGGATGTGCGCACAGGCAATGTGCTGGAGAGCCATAACCCCGCGCAAGGGTTCGCACCCGCCAGCGTCACAAAGGCGATCACGGCGCTTTATGGCATCCGCTCACTGGGGGCGGGATACAGGTTTCGCACGCGCCTGATCGCGACGCGGGCTGTTGAGAATGGTGTGATCAAGGGTGATCTGATCCTTGCGGGTGGCGGTGACCCGACGCTGGACACGGATGCACTTGCCGGTATGGCCGCAGACCTCAAGGCGGCGGGCATCCGTGCGGTCGATGGGGCGTTTCGTGTCTTCGGCGATGCGCTGCCCTATACCCGCGTGATCGATGCGGATCAGCCCGATCACGTAGGCTATAACCCCACCATTTCGGGGCTGAATCTGAATTTCAACCGGGTGCATTTCGCGTGGCAACGAGGCTCTGGCGGCTACACGGTCACGATGGACGCGCGCTCCGGGAAATACCGCCCCGAGGTGCGTGTGGCACGGATGCGCGTGGCGAACCGGCAAAGCCCTCTCTACACCTATACCGATGGCGGTGATCATGACGCGTGGACCGTGGCACAAGGCGCGCTTGGCAATAGCGGCACACGCTGGCTTCCGGTGCGGCGCCCGGCAGAGTATGCGGGCGAGGTCTTTGCAGGTTTTGCGCGCAGCCAGGGGATCGACCTGAAGATGGGCAGCCCTCTGAGCCGCTTGCCGCGCGGCACGGCCCTCGTCACGCACCAAAGTGCGGCCCTCAGCATCATCGTGCGCGACATGCTGAAATATTCCAACAACCTCACCGCCGAGCTTGTCGGCATGACTGCCACCGCCGCACGCAAGGGCAGTGTCGCGTCGCTTGCTGCCTCGGGGCGCGAGATGAGCACATGGGCGCAGGCCAATCTGGGCCTCAGGGGGGCGCGTCTGGTGGATCACTCGGGGCTGGGTCCGGCCTCCAGCGTCACGCCGCAGGCATTGGCGCAGGCCATGGCGGCGGTCTATGCCGAAAATGTGCTTGGCCCGTTGATGAAACCTTTTACGATGCGCCACAAGGACGGTCAGGTCAACAATGCCCACCCTGTCACAGTGCAGGCCAAGACGGGCACACTCTTTTTCGTGAGCACCCTTTCGGGGTATGCGACAGGGCCAGACGGGCGCCCGCTGGCTTTTGCTATTTTATCGGCCAATAACGATTTGCGGCGAGGCCTGAATAAAAATACCCAAGGCCGCCCCGCGGGAGCATCCGCTTGGAACAAACGCGCCAAGGCCTTGCAACAGGCCCTGATCGAGCGCTGGGATGCGGCCTATACAGGTTGA